One stretch of Candidatus Zixiibacteriota bacterium DNA includes these proteins:
- a CDS encoding type IV pilus twitching motility protein PilT has protein sequence MITLRQLLEDMVKMDASDLHLTVGSPPVVRVDGKLVRMAYDTLTPDMTKKLAYSIMNEKQRLKFETSSELDLSFGIENMSRFRCNVFMQRGNVAVALRQIPYKVKTFEELGLPKVVAEFARLPRGLVLVTGPTGSGKSTTLAAIIDRINRERQCHIITVEDPIEYLHRHQSSIVNQREVFSDTQSFSAALKYALREDPDVVLVGEMRDLETIESALNISETGHLAFATLHTNSTAESINRIIDVFPTNQQEQVRISLSFSLQAVVSQCLIPRIGGGRVMSLEIMVCTPAIRALVRDDKVHQIYSMIQSGQKYGMKTMNQSLAELYNTGKITLNDAMGYSSNIQELNEMLTRGKTPVMA, from the coding sequence ATGATAACTCTTCGCCAGTTGCTTGAAGATATGGTCAAGATGGATGCCTCCGACTTGCATCTGACGGTGGGCTCTCCGCCTGTAGTCCGTGTAGATGGCAAACTGGTCCGGATGGCATATGATACTCTCACCCCCGATATGACCAAAAAACTGGCGTATTCCATCATGAATGAGAAGCAGCGCTTAAAATTCGAAACCAGCTCGGAACTTGACCTTTCCTTTGGCATTGAGAATATGAGCCGTTTCCGCTGCAATGTATTTATGCAGAGGGGAAATGTGGCCGTGGCGCTTCGGCAGATACCTTACAAAGTCAAGACTTTCGAAGAACTCGGATTGCCCAAAGTAGTTGCGGAGTTTGCCAGATTGCCGCGTGGGCTGGTGTTGGTAACAGGTCCGACCGGCTCTGGAAAATCGACGACATTGGCCGCCATTATCGATAGAATAAATCGCGAGCGGCAGTGCCATATTATTACCGTAGAAGACCCTATCGAGTATCTTCATCGCCATCAGTCATCTATTGTCAATCAGAGAGAAGTCTTCAGCGACACGCAGTCATTCTCGGCGGCGCTGAAATATGCTCTTCGGGAAGACCCCGATGTCGTTCTTGTCGGTGAGATGCGCGACCTGGAGACCATCGAATCGGCTCTCAATATCTCGGAGACAGGACATCTGGCGTTCGCCACCCTGCATACCAATTCCACAGCGGAATCGATAAACCGTATAATAGACGTTTTCCCCACCAACCAGCAGGAGCAGGTGCGAATCTCGCTGTCCTTTTCACTTCAAGCGGTGGTGTCGCAATGTCTCATTCCCCGCATCGGCGGCGGACGGGTAATGTCGCTGGAGATAATGGTCTGCACCCCGGCTATTCGGGCGTTGGTAAGAGACGATAAGGTGCATCAGATATACAGCATGATTCAGTCGGGACAGAAATATGGTATGAAGACGATGAATCAGTCATTGGCGGAGCTTTACAATACCGGCAAGATTACTTTGAACGATGCCATGGGTTACAGCTCGAACATCCAGGAATTGAATGAGATGTTGACAAGAGGAAAAACGCCGGTCATGGCGTGA